A region of Culicoides brevitarsis isolate CSIRO-B50_1 chromosome 1, AGI_CSIRO_Cbre_v1, whole genome shotgun sequence DNA encodes the following proteins:
- the LOC134838033 gene encoding uncharacterized protein LOC134838033 — protein MNGKSVKVTGKMTKNEKITNVENSCRVCGNRGSYSLYQLIPGYLHESEREFLNWGKPIHHYLNFILNQQIKPNDGYPQKMCTLCISYMKHAYNFKIQAFRNLGLMAMKNANPREESVESVVAEDIDTLNKVESAQNIDRLLQESIAGDQMSDLEGAEAQDDEEDTDKTLTEIFSYAHTSFEEDDITQLDVFQSSQISFYLPETFKERKCMSCRRRFMFEDSYNEHIKECISLKLVSFIKEMTQLLYLRENRAVSSHEFIRRVIFGIKKSVQTVVEYDEGIKKEIERLNQQPEVAKPVVSTKKSKEPKSMVDPNGFLAKLNVKEIFSNSASESDNLTNTSNASSPAPNVFMRCPDCHVPLPSLAELEKHNFQFHNKQSANTASTQQDPVNNLNFQKETNYARNLNPTFGKNQNIDVIKNNLCDNRRIRTTTNHETSDEGELCDARKTVKCSKCPERFLTISHLDLHVAKKHTRSPVPASGSENNDSTSFEGRSRKTLRYGSQFGNYQRNHSNKFFK, from the exons ATGAACGGCAAAAGTGTAAAAGTTACAggaaaaatgaccaaaaatgagaaaattacaAATGTAGAAAATTCGTGTCGAGTTTGTGGAAATCGGGGAAGTTATTCTTTGTATCAATTAATTCCAGGATATCTTCATGAATCCGAGCGAGAATTCCTCAATTGGGGCAAACCCATTCATCattacttgaattttattctaaatcaacaa attaaaccAAATGACGGATATCCACAAAAGATGTGCACACTTTGCATCAGTTACATGAAACATGCTTACAACTTCAAGATTCAAGCATTTCGTAATTTGGGCTTGATGGCGATGAAAAATGCAAATCCTCGTGAAGAATCTGTCGAATCTGTGGTCGCCGAAGACATCGATACGCTGAACAAAGTTGAGTCAGCGCAAAATATCGATCGATTGTTGCAAGAATCCATCGCGGGCGATCAAATGAGTGACTTGGAAGGCGCCGAAGCGcaagacgacgaagaagataCCGACAAAACGCTCACGGAAATTTTCTCTTACGCTCACACGAGCTTCGAGGAAGACGATATCACGCAACTCGATGTCTTCCAAAGTAGCCAGATAAGTTTTTACCTCCCCGAAACGTTCAAGGAACGCAAATGTAtgtcgtgtcgtcgtcgtttcatGTTCGAAGACTCCTACAACGAGCACATCAAGGAGTGCATTAGCTTAAAACTCGTCTCGTTCATCAAGGAAATGACGCAGTTGCTGTATTTGCGCGAAAATCGGGCCGTTTCGTCGCACGAATTCATTCGACGGGTCATTTTCGGGATCAAAAAGAGCGTTCAAACGGTCGTCGAGTACGACGAAGGCATAAAAAAGGAGATTGAAAGACTAAACCAGCAACCGGAAGTCGCAAAACCGGTtgtttcgacgaaaaaaagcaaagaacCAAAGTCAATGGTCGATCCAAATGGATTTCTCGCCAAATTAAATGTCAAGGAAATATTCTCAAATTCCGCTTCGGAGTCAGATAACCTAACAAACACCTCAAATGCATCCTCTCCAGCCCCAAATGTCTTCATGCGATGCCCCGATTGCCATGTGCCGCTCCCAAGTTTGGCAGAACTCGAAAAACACAACTTCCAATTTCACAATAAGCAATCCGCAAACACTGCCAGCACTCAGCAAGACCCCGTAAATAatctgaattttcaaaaagaaacgAATTACGCGCGAAATCTCAATCCGACATtcggaaaaaatcaaaatattgacgtaatcaaaaataatttgtgtgaTAATCGTCGTATTCGTACGACAACCAACCACGAAACGAGTGACGAAGGCGAGCTCTGTGACGCCCGCAAGACAGTCAAGTGTTCAAAATGCCCCGAAAGATTTCTCACAATAAGTCACTTGGATCTACATGTTGCCAAGAAGCATACAAGATCGCCCGTGCCCGCGAGCGGAAGTGAAAATAACGATTCGACTTCGTTCGAGGGACGATCTCGAAAAACCCTGAGGTACGGAAGTCAATTTGGAAATTACCAAAGAAATCATTCCAACaagttttttaagtaa
- the LOC134837739 gene encoding probable methylmalonate-semialdehyde/malonate-semialdehyde dehydrogenase [acylating], mitochondrial, which yields MALLLRNITKELKHGLTRHYASSSVPTTKMFVDGKFVESKTSDWIDLHDPATNDVVTRVPKCTQDEMQSAVDAAKRAFKTWGQSSIVTRQQLMFKLQQIIKANMGELAKNITKEQGKTHIDAEGDVLRGLQVVEHCCGISFLQQGETMPNVAKDMDTYSYTLPLGVTAGIAPFNFPAMIPLWMFPVAISCGNTMVLKPSERVPGATMMLMEMLNEAGCPPGVVNVIHGAHDAVNFICDNPAIKAVSFVGSDQAGKYIYERAGRNGKRVQSNMGAKNHGVIVSDANKESTLNQLAGAAFGAAGQRCMALSTAVFVGDAKNWIPELAEKAKNLKVNAGHVAGTDVGPVISPQSKERIHRLIESGVKEGAKLVLDGRNVKVPGYEKGNFVGPTILTDVKPHMECYKEEIFGPVLICLTVDTLDEAIELINNNPYGNGTAIFTTNGAVARKFTNEIDVGQVGINVPIPVPLPMFSFTGSRGSFMGDCHFYGRQGVKFYTQTKTVTSLWRPETEVEKLKASMPTMK from the exons ATGGCACTTTTGTTGAGAAATATCACGAAAGAATTGAAGCATGGCTTGACTCGTCATTACGCGAGTAGCAGCGTTCCCACGACGAAAATGTTCGTCGATGGCAAGTTTGTCGAGTCAAAGACGAGCGATTGGATCGATTTGCATGATCCGGCGACGAATGACGTCGTTACCCGGGTGCCCAAATGCACGCAAGACGAGATGCAATCCGCTGTCGACGCCGCAAAACGTGCCTTCAAGACATGGGGACAGAGCTCCATCGTTACACGTCAGCAACTGATGTTCAAGTTACAGCAGATCATCAAGGCGAATATGGGTGAATTGgcgaaaaatattacaaaggAACAAG GTAAAACTCACATTGATGCTGAGGGCGACGTTTTGCGTGGATTACAAGTCGTCGAGCATTGCTGCGGTATCAGTTTCTTGCAACAAGGCGAAACGATGCCCAATGTCGCTAAAGATATGGATACCTATTCGTACACTTTGCCATTGGGCGTCACAGCTGGCATTGCTCCCTTCAATTTCCCCGCGATGATTCCTCTCTGGATGTTCCCCGTTGCCATTTCTTGCGGCAATACGATGGTTTTGAAGCCTTCCGAACGCGTTCCGGGCGCTACAATGATGCTCATGGAAATGTTGAACGAAGCTGGATGTCCTCCGGGTGTCGTCAATGTCATTCATGGAGCGCACGACGCCGTGAATTTCATTTGTGACAATCCGGCGATCAAAGCGGTGTCGTTTGTTGGCTCAGATCAAGCTGGAAAATACATTTACGAACGTGCAGGACGTAACGGAAAACGTGTGCAGTCCAATATGGGAGCGAAAAATCACGGCGTTATCGTCAGCGACGCGAATAAAGAGTCAACTTTGAATCAACTTGCAGGCGCCGCATTCGGAGCAGCTGGGCAACGTTGCATGGCATTGTCTACTGCCGTTTTTGTTGGCGACGCGAAGAACTGGATCCCAGAATTGGcagaaaaagcgaaaaatttgaaagttaacGCAGGACATGTCGCAGGAACTGACGTTGGGCCCGTCATTTCGCCTCAATCCAAGGAGCGAATTCATCGTTTGATCGAGTCGGGAGTCAAGGAAGGCGCCAAACTCGTCTTGGATGGTCGAAATGTCAAAGTGCCCGGATACGAAAAGGGAAATTTCGTTGGTCCAACCATCTTAACTGACGTCAAACCCCACATGGAATGCTACAAAGAGGAAATTTTCGGTCCTGTCTTGATTTGCTTGACTGTCGATACGCTCGACGAAGCCATCGAACTCATCAACAACAACCCCTATGGCAATGGAACGGCAATTTTCACGACAAACGGCGCCGTTGCCCGCAAATTCACGAACGAAATCGACGTTGGACAAGTCGGAATCAACGTTCCAATTCCCGTGCCCTTGCCAATGTTCAGTTTCACGGGCTCCCGAGGCAGTTTCATGGGCGATTGTCACTTCTACGGCAGACAAGGCGTCAAATTCTACACGCAAACGAAAACGGTGACATCTTTGTGGCGTCCCGAAACTGAAGTTGAGAAACTCAAGGCTTCCATGCCAAccatgaagtaa
- the LOC134838368 gene encoding peptidoglycan-recognition protein SB1-like, with translation MYNNDIVGSREKISEERNSRSIIKGVRSHMAIIILGLITIIAFTSMNIYLMTRGDGIEKSGEIQIEEIIHTMPEKELRIVKAADFLQIKPSNLPKLSKPVEKIVIAHTNSVPCFTEEDCERQVSFLHALFTEFKQKINIPFNFLIGGDGKAYEISGWNSQADSSLQRGYDNQTVYLSFIGNFDKIIPSIRQLSVAKLLISEGLSNNYIKDSYKLFGQCQLMGSVSSPGPALYQVIQQWPHWQAEN, from the exons a tgtACAATAACGACATCGTTGGAAGTCGCGAAAAAATCAGCGAAGAGAGAAATTCGAGATCAATAATTAAAGGAGTTCGAAGTCATAtggcaataattattttaggaTTAATCACAATTATTGCCTTCACATCGATGAACATCTATTTAATGACCCGCGGAGATGGCATTGAAAAATCAGGAGAGATTCAAATCGAAGAAATAATTCACACAATGCCTGAAAAGGAGCTTCGTATCGTTAAAGCAGctgattttcttcaaatcaaACCTTCAAACCTGCCAAAACTCTCAAAACCCGtggaaaaaatcgtaattgcTCACACAAACAGCGTTCCGTGCTTCACTGAAGAGGATTGCGAACGTCAAGTGTCCTTTTTGCACGCTTTGTTTAcggaattcaaacaaaaaatcaacattcccttcaattttttgatcggCGGCGATGGAAAAGCTTACGAAATTTCAGGTTGGAACTCACAAGCTGACTCTTCCCTTCAACGag gCTACGACAATCAGACCGTTTACTTATCATTTATCGGCAATTTTGATAAGATAATTCCGTCAATAAGACAGTTGAGTGTCGCAAAACTGCTAATTAGTGAGGGCTTAAGCAACAATTACATCAAAGACAGTTACAAACTCTTCGGGCAATGTCAATTGATGGGAAGTGTGTCGAGTCCCGGACCTGCGTTGTATCAAGTAATCCAGCAATGGCCTCATTGGCAagcggaaaattaa